One genomic region from Anabaena sp. PCC 7108 encodes:
- a CDS encoding pyridoxamine 5'-phosphate oxidase family protein — MSFHSGELRVQTQAGVREEAQRLCHLINDTIKSSAQEFLHTQQLAVASTVDAKGKVWASLLTGSPGFIQVLNTQNLQINSTPLQTDPINQNLLVNHDIGLLVIDLANRRRLRVNGKSQLNKENIKVQIQQVFFNCPKYIQTRHIEKYVTDLLGESEAFKKNALSAENQLWINQADTFFIASYHPKSGADASHRGGMPGFVQVLNSNQLLFPDYSGNNMFQTFGNLIVNSNAGLLFIDFEQGNTLQITGKAKIIWDLERLKEFTGAQRLVEFDIEQVLETKNACSLRWRFGEYSPANPG, encoded by the coding sequence ATGTCTTTTCATTCTGGAGAACTCAGAGTTCAAACCCAAGCGGGGGTGAGGGAAGAAGCTCAACGTCTGTGTCATCTCATCAATGATACTATTAAGTCATCAGCCCAAGAATTTCTGCACACGCAACAACTCGCAGTTGCTAGTACAGTGGATGCAAAGGGCAAAGTTTGGGCATCTTTATTAACAGGAAGTCCAGGTTTTATACAAGTATTAAATACACAAAACTTACAAATTAATTCTACTCCTTTACAAACCGATCCAATCAACCAAAACTTACTTGTAAATCATGATATTGGATTATTGGTTATTGATTTAGCCAACCGCAGACGATTAAGAGTAAATGGAAAATCACAGTTAAATAAAGAGAATATAAAAGTACAAATTCAGCAAGTGTTTTTTAATTGTCCTAAATATATTCAAACCCGACATATAGAGAAATATGTAACTGATTTATTAGGAGAGTCTGAAGCTTTTAAAAAAAATGCTTTAAGTGCAGAAAATCAACTGTGGATAAATCAAGCTGACACATTTTTCATTGCTAGTTATCACCCAAAAAGTGGGGCTGATGCTTCCCATAGGGGAGGAATGCCGGGATTTGTACAAGTTTTAAACAGTAATCAATTACTGTTCCCCGATTATTCTGGGAATAATATGTTTCAGACATTTGGTAATTTGATTGTTAATTCCAATGCAGGTTTATTGTTTATTGATTTTGAGCAAGGTAATACTTTACAAATAACTGGAAAAGCAAAAATAATCTGGGATTTGGAAAGATTAAAAGAATTCACAGGAGCGCAACGTTTAGTAGAGTTTGATATTGAGCAAGTTTTAGAAACTAAAAATGCCTGTTCTCTACGTTGGCGATTTGGCGAATATTCTCCTGCAAATCCTGGATAA
- a CDS encoding glycogen debranching N-terminal domain-containing protein, with translation MPTKVIINSGLITINDGSSFLVTASDGSINSNLPQGFFVRDTRLISYYEISLNRYPLVLLASSNITHHSALYQFTNPQFPTVKGNLPSGCLLISIRRDIVEGMHEDIDIINYYHEPVEFQLMLALRSDFADIFDVKAQHILTRGVTNTIWQDGVLKTEYCNGSFVRGIVIEAVCSSSQVRYANGRLMFDIDIASGKSWHTCIKFTALVNGNALKPQITCCVDHNTKAGKVRDEFLTHATKLKSSNAEIQEFYQQALTDLAAMRIRVDDNGQEFWMPAAGIPWFVAVFGRDSIIASLQSMAVYHEFARGTLLRLAQLQAKELDDWHDAEPGKMLHELRHDELTKIHQLPYDPYYGTVDSTILWIVTLAEAYSWNADLSMLNECRSPLEKALIWIDKYGDFDGDGFVEYLTRSTHGLRNQGWKDSGDAIVYPNGELVEPPIALCEVQGYVYEAWQKAAFIYEVWGEQKQATKFRQKAEELYQRFNEQFWMESEGFYCLGLDNQKQQIQSIVSNAGQLLLSGIVPQERAKKLVERLFQADLWCGWGVRTLSAKNQGYNPISYQRGSVWPHDNSIIAAGLKRYGYHQEVNRIAEGIFAAASYFQAGRMPELFAGIERQDNNFPVPYPDANIPQAWAAGSILLLIRSILGLEANAPQHKLKVQPHLPECLPDLELKNLAVGDVKVSLRFWREGEQTQWEVTHQDGELQVYK, from the coding sequence ATGCCTACGAAAGTTATTATTAATTCTGGTCTAATTACCATAAATGATGGTTCATCGTTTTTGGTGACAGCTAGTGATGGTTCTATCAATAGCAATTTACCCCAAGGTTTTTTTGTGAGGGACACACGCCTGATTTCTTACTATGAAATTTCTCTCAATCGCTATCCACTCGTACTATTAGCCTCTAGTAATATCACCCATCATAGTGCGCTTTACCAATTTACTAATCCCCAATTTCCTACCGTCAAAGGGAATTTACCTTCTGGTTGTTTGCTGATTAGCATTCGCCGCGACATAGTTGAGGGTATGCACGAAGATATTGATATTATTAACTATTACCATGAACCTGTAGAGTTCCAATTAATGCTGGCTCTGCGATCAGATTTTGCCGATATCTTTGATGTGAAAGCCCAGCATATCCTAACGCGGGGAGTCACAAACACAATATGGCAAGATGGGGTTTTAAAGACTGAGTATTGTAACGGTTCTTTTGTGCGGGGGATTGTGATTGAGGCTGTATGTTCTAGTTCTCAGGTGCGTTACGCCAATGGCCGTTTAATGTTTGATATAGACATCGCCTCCGGCAAATCATGGCACACTTGTATTAAGTTTACAGCTTTGGTTAATGGCAATGCCCTCAAACCCCAAATTACCTGCTGTGTAGACCACAATACCAAAGCAGGAAAAGTCCGAGATGAGTTTCTGACTCATGCAACCAAGCTCAAATCATCTAATGCAGAGATTCAAGAATTTTATCAGCAAGCATTGACTGACTTGGCCGCAATGCGGATACGGGTAGATGACAATGGACAAGAATTTTGGATGCCTGCGGCTGGTATACCTTGGTTTGTAGCTGTTTTCGGACGCGATTCAATTATCGCTAGTTTGCAATCGATGGCTGTTTATCACGAATTTGCTCGTGGTACATTGTTGAGACTAGCTCAATTACAAGCAAAAGAGTTAGATGACTGGCATGATGCTGAACCAGGCAAAATGCTACACGAGCTACGTCACGATGAATTAACTAAAATACATCAACTTCCTTATGATCCTTACTACGGCACAGTAGATAGTACCATCTTATGGATTGTGACTTTAGCTGAAGCCTACTCTTGGAATGCCGACTTGAGTATGCTGAACGAGTGTCGATCACCATTAGAGAAAGCCCTGATTTGGATCGATAAATACGGTGATTTTGATGGTGATGGATTTGTAGAATATTTAACTCGTTCTACTCACGGATTACGCAATCAAGGCTGGAAAGATTCGGGTGATGCGATCGTTTATCCCAATGGCGAGTTAGTTGAGCCACCAATTGCTTTGTGTGAAGTTCAAGGTTATGTTTACGAGGCTTGGCAAAAAGCCGCCTTTATTTATGAAGTGTGGGGAGAACAAAAACAAGCAACAAAATTCCGCCAAAAAGCAGAGGAACTTTATCAACGATTTAATGAACAATTTTGGATGGAGTCAGAAGGCTTTTATTGTCTTGGGTTAGATAATCAGAAACAACAAATTCAATCGATTGTTTCCAATGCTGGACAACTATTATTATCCGGTATCGTACCCCAAGAACGAGCGAAAAAGCTAGTTGAGCGACTTTTTCAAGCAGATTTGTGGTGTGGTTGGGGTGTACGAACCCTTTCAGCTAAAAATCAAGGGTATAACCCCATTAGTTATCAACGCGGTAGTGTCTGGCCTCACGATAACTCTATCATTGCGGCTGGCTTGAAGCGATACGGTTATCACCAAGAAGTTAATCGCATTGCTGAAGGAATTTTTGCGGCTGCTAGTTATTTTCAAGCTGGAAGAATGCCGGAATTATTTGCCGGAATTGAACGCCAAGACAATAACTTTCCTGTTCCTTATCCAGATGCCAATATACCCCAAGCTTGGGCTGCTGGCTCAATTTTACTTCTGATTCGCAGCATTTTAGGACTCGAAGCCAATGCACCACAACATAAATTAAAAGTACAGCCTCATCTCCCGGAGTGCTTACCAGATTTAGAACTGAAAAATCTAGCTGTAGGAGATGTTAAAGTGTCACTGCGTTTTTGGCGAGAGGGTGAACAAACACAATGGGAAGTTACCCATCAAGACGGTGAATTACAAGTTTATAAGTAG